The Solanum lycopersicum chromosome 9, SLM_r2.1 genome window below encodes:
- the LOC138338585 gene encoding uncharacterized protein: protein MVRGCPQNRGQDGGNAQPRPNPQGAEIIEPFKRNIIYALKGREEQEKSANVVTGSTLSFVTPLLALTFEIFSKVLHDLIVVSTPLGENVRTDRVYKDCLIFLSGKTMCADLVELPMHDFDVILGMDWLHNCYACLDYRSRVVRFCFPNEEEIVWEGMAPTELKELKLQLKDLTDKGVIQPSISPWSSPVLLVKKKDGTLRMCIDYQQLNKVTIKNKYPLPRIDDLFDQLQGSSFFLKIDFHSGYHLLRFRDGDIPKIAFRTRYGHYKFLVMSFGLTNATCCIYASYEQGLPFVDGFSSIAALLTALTKKKAKFEWTKTCEKSFHELKDRLTSAPGGKDYDMNVHYHPGKDNVVADALSSMSMRCIAHVEDETKELVKDVHRLARLGVRLVDSTSGGVSVHPSSESSLIYWWDGMKKDIAEYVAKCRNRQQVKAEHLKPGGLTQIFEISTWKWIEEISLLHIFGNLTRRAWERRGSWDDHLPLIEFSYNNSCHSSIWMAPFEALYGRRCRSLIGWLEVGESSILGAEIIHEALEKFDVSDQVYLKISPMKGVMRFGRKGKLITRYVWPYVILQRVGEVAYELALPVDLAVVHPVFHVSMLKKC from the exons ATGGTTAGAGGCTGCCCACAGAACAGAGGTCAGGAtggaggtaatgctcagcctaggccaAATCCACAGGGTGCAGAAATAATCGAGCCCTTTAAGAGGAACATAATCTATGCCCTAAAGGgtagggaggagcaggagaagtccgctaatgtggtcacag GGTCTAcactttcctttgtaactcctttgcttgctcttacttttgagatattttctaaagttctgcatgatcttatagtggttagtacacctttaggagaaaatgtaagaactgatagagtatacaaggattgccTAATATTTTTaagtggtaagactatgtgCGCAGACCTggttgagttacccatgcatgattttgatgttattcttggtatggactggcttcacAATTGTTATGCTTGTTTGGATTATCGTAGTAGAGTGGTGAGATtttgtttccctaatgaagagGAGATAGTTTGGGAGGG AATGGCTCCaactgaactcaaagagttgaagctgcaattaaaagatctcactgataagggtgtcattcagccgagcatatccccttggagCTCTCCAGTGTTgcttgtgaaaaagaaggatggaactcttagaatgtgtatcgattatcagcagctcaacaaagtcactattaagaacaagtacccacttcccagaatagatgacttgtttgatcaactccaaggatCTAgcttctttttgaaaattgactTTCATTCAGGGTACCATCTGCTCAGgtttagggatggagatatcccaaagaTAGCCTTCCGTACCCGCTATGGTCACTATAAGTTCTTAGTTATGTCgtttggtctcacgaatgcaaCCTGCTGCATTTATGCATCTTATGAACAGGGTCTTCC gttcgtggatggattttcttccattgctgccctACTGACAGCTTTGACGAAGAAGAAAGCCAAGTTTGAGTGGACGaagacttgtgagaagagtttccatgagctcaaggacagactcacttcagccccg ggtggtaag gactatgacatgaatgttcACTACCATCCAGGCAAGGAtaatgttgtagctgatgctttgagcagtATGAGCATGAGATGtatagcccatgttgaggatgAGACGAAGGAGTTGGTAAAAGATGTACACAGACTGGCCAGACTGGGTGTGCgattggttgactctactagtgggggtgtttcagttcatcctagttctgaatcatccttg atttattggtgggatggcatgaagaaggacattgcagaaTATGTGGCCAAGTGTCGTAATCGTCAAcaggttaaggcagaacatCTTAAGCCTGGCGGTCTTACTCAGATTTTTGAGATTTCGACTTGGAAGTGG atTGAGGAGATCAGTTTACTTCACATTTTTGGAAATCTTACCAGAAGAGCTTGGGAACGCAG gGGTAGCTGGGACGACCAtctgcctttgatagagttctcgtataataatagctgTCACTCCAGCATTTGGatggcaccgtttgaggcactgtatggtaggaggtgtagatcgcTAATTGGGTGGTtagaggttggagagtcatccattttgggtgcagagatcattcatgaggccttagagaag TTTGATGTTAGTGACCAGGTCTAtctgaagatatcacctatgaagggggtgatgaggtttggcaggaAGGGAAAGTTGATTACGAGGTATGTTTGGCCATACGTGATCCTACAgcgtgtgggtgaggtggcctatgagttggcattACCAGTGGATCTAGCTGTTGtccatccagtctttcatgtatccatgttaaagaagtgcTAA